From Candidatus Neomarinimicrobiota bacterium, the proteins below share one genomic window:
- a CDS encoding Rrf2 family transcriptional regulator yields the protein MKLSTQEVYGLRCILRIARSGKENGITIHEISEKEGISEAYTAKILRILRLKHLVLSERGKHGGYILADIPKNIPVSQVVNALGGKLYESDFCYKYHSDTHKLCEPVEYCSLRTLWFSVQKAVDRVLDGVTLQDILDENVDTKK from the coding sequence ATGAAGCTCTCCACACAGGAAGTGTATGGCCTGCGTTGTATTCTGCGAATTGCCCGGTCCGGCAAGGAAAACGGCATTACCATCCATGAAATCAGTGAAAAAGAGGGCATTTCAGAAGCTTATACCGCCAAAATTCTCCGTATTTTGCGATTGAAGCACCTGGTCCTGAGCGAACGTGGGAAACATGGAGGATATATCCTGGCCGATATCCCGAAAAATATTCCCGTCAGCCAGGTAGTGAACGCCCTTGGTGGAAAATTATATGAGTCAGACTTTTGCTACAAATATCATTCGGACACACATAAATTATGTGAACCTGTCGAATATTGTTCTCTCCGCACCCTCTGGTTTTCTGTACAGAAGGCCGTAGACCGGGTCCTGGATGGCGTAACCCTTCAGGATATCCTGGACGAGAACGTGGATACAAAAAAATGA
- a CDS encoding SUF system Fe-S cluster assembly protein has protein sequence MTEKRSMKEVREEVIKVLKTVYDPEIWVNIYDLGLVYDIDINDNLDVYIKMTLTSPTCPIAETLVQKVESKLSYIDGVNHVEVEIVWEPVWNQDMITEDGKLALGLM, from the coding sequence ATGACAGAAAAACGAAGTATGAAAGAGGTCCGCGAAGAAGTGATCAAGGTGCTGAAAACCGTGTATGATCCTGAAATATGGGTTAACATTTACGATTTGGGCCTTGTGTATGATATTGACATTAATGACAACCTGGACGTTTATATCAAGATGACCCTTACATCACCTACCTGTCCCATCGCTGAAACTTTGGTCCAAAAAGTGGAAAGCAAACTGAGTTATATTGATGGCGTAAATCACGTGGAGGTGGAAATTGTGTGGGAACCGGTCTGGAACCAGGATATGATCACCGAAGACGGGAAACTGGCTCTTGGGTTGATGTAA
- a CDS encoding FAD:protein FMN transferase: MTCRITLNLPCEISEAYFMGFNPDKQYTMTQKLKVFLLISILIVLMTHCEPPMVVTKWSGQTMGTFYHISVYGPEMDEARHLQIHDGIDSVLQSINQQMNPWDPESKISRFNRLKAGDTLDISPEFARVLDISGRIWESSDGAFDPTVGPLVDVWGFGAGSKEKKIPDPHEIKTCLEYTGFDLIGWEVTKLTKKDSRVRLDLAAVAKGFGVDAVSRYLKSRGFTNHLVEIGGEVFAMGKVKNRSWQLGIDRPEDFALPGESLSSVISISGQGVATSGDYRNFYIDKGRRISHTINPKTGEPVTHNLASVTIIAPDCARADAIATACIVMGNTAPEWLESLDSVEGYFIFRQDSVTIRETMTPGFADYLVK, translated from the coding sequence TTGACGTGCAGAATCACACTCAACCTTCCCTGTGAAATAAGTGAAGCGTATTTCATGGGGTTTAACCCCGACAAGCAATATACCATGACACAAAAATTAAAAGTCTTTCTGCTAATTTCAATACTGATAGTGCTAATGACCCATTGTGAACCGCCAATGGTTGTTACAAAATGGTCCGGTCAGACCATGGGGACATTTTACCATATCAGTGTTTATGGTCCGGAGATGGATGAAGCCCGGCATCTGCAGATACATGATGGCATTGATTCCGTGTTGCAATCCATCAATCAACAGATGAACCCCTGGGATCCGGAAAGTAAAATTTCCCGGTTTAACCGTTTGAAAGCAGGAGATACCCTGGACATCTCACCGGAGTTTGCCCGGGTATTGGACATATCCGGAAGAATTTGGGAAAGCTCTGACGGCGCCTTTGATCCGACTGTTGGTCCCCTGGTGGATGTGTGGGGATTCGGTGCCGGGTCAAAAGAAAAAAAAATTCCGGATCCCCATGAAATAAAAACCTGTCTGGAATATACCGGATTTGATCTGATTGGGTGGGAAGTCACGAAACTGACAAAAAAAGATTCCCGTGTCCGGCTGGATTTGGCAGCAGTTGCCAAAGGATTTGGCGTAGACGCAGTATCCCGATATCTGAAAAGCCGGGGTTTCACGAATCACCTGGTAGAGATCGGTGGAGAAGTGTTTGCCATGGGAAAGGTGAAAAACCGCTCTTGGCAACTGGGGATTGACCGCCCCGAGGATTTTGCCCTCCCCGGTGAAAGCCTCAGCTCTGTCATCTCCATTTCAGGACAGGGCGTGGCCACATCCGGAGACTACCGGAATTTTTACATAGATAAAGGGCGGAGAATTTCACACACCATCAATCCAAAGACCGGTGAACCGGTGACGCATAACTTAGCCAGTGTGACCATTATTGCCCCCGATTGTGCCCGGGCGGATGCCATTGCAACAGCCTGCATCGTCATGGGTAATACGGCACCTGAATGGCTGGAAAGCCTGGATTCGGTGGAGGGATATTTTATTTTCAGACAGGACTCTGTGACGATCCGGGAAACAATGACCCCCGGATTTGCTGATTATCTTGTCAAATAG